A genomic stretch from Theobroma cacao cultivar B97-61/B2 chromosome 4, Criollo_cocoa_genome_V2, whole genome shotgun sequence includes:
- the LOC18603188 gene encoding 1-aminocyclopropane-1-carboxylate oxidase homolog 1 yields the protein MAAEIGKIQESNFDRKKELKAFDDTKTGVKGLADAGLANIPRIFVTEQLRQENNSEPRHGSDFCIPIIDLTGVDEDASLHREIINKVRDACEKWGFFQVVNHGIPLNTLDDMIDGIRRFHEQDPEVKKGIYTRDYTKKVLYNSNPDLHRKKTAANWRDSLTFHMAPKQPDPEELPAVCRDIIFDYTNKVTTLGRTLFKLLSEALGLHPTYLEESGCMEATFCFGHYYPACPEPDLALGTASHADSSFLTVLLQNQIGGLQVLHEKQWIDIPSVRGALVVNLGDMLQLISNGKFVSVYHRVLAKAIGPRVSVAYFFRIHLPPANPLRVYGPIKELLSEENPPIYRDITIKDFVYHYYGEGLDGRRSLEHFRL from the exons ATGGCCGCAGAAataggaaaaattcaagagtcCAACTTCGACaggaaaaaagaattgaagGCCTTTGATGACACAAAAACAGGCGTCAAGGGGCTTGCAGATGCTGGTTTGGCCAATATTCCAAGGATATTCGTTACTGAACAACTGAGGCAAGAGAATAACTCCGAGCCTCGCCATGGCTCTGACTTTTGTATTCCAATCATAGACTTAACAGGCGTCGATGAAGATGCAAGTTTACACAGAGAGATAATTAACAAAGTTCGAGATGCTTGCGAGAAGTGGGGTTTCTTTCAGGTGGTCAACCATGGAATTCCGTTAAACACTTTGGATGACATGATCGATGGCATCCGCAGATTTCATGAACAAGACCCTGAAGTAAAGAAAGGGATTTATACTCGTGATTACACCAAAAAAGTTCTCTATAATAGCAATCCTGATCTGCACCGTAAGAAAACAGCGGCTAACTGGAGGGATTCGTTAACCTTTCACATGGCTCCTAAGCAACCTGATCCTGAAGAATTGCCCGCAGTATGCAG AGATATAATCTTCGACTATACAAACAAAGTAACGACATTAGGTCGCACTCTGTTCAAACTGCTATCAGAAGCTCTCGGTCTCCATCCCACTTACTTGGAAGAGTCTGGCTGCATGGAAGCAACTTTTTGCTTTGGCCATTACTACCCGGCATGCCCTGAACCAGACTTGGCTTTGGGCACTGCTAGCCATGCTGATAGTAGCTTCCTCACAGTTCTTTTACAAAATCAAATCGGTGGCCTACAAGTCCTCCATGAAAAGCAATGGATCGATATTCCTTCCGTTCGTGGTGCTCTTGTAGTAAATTTGGGTGATATGTTACAG CTCATTTCCAATGGTAAATTCGTAAGCGTTTATCATAGGGTGCTGGCTAAAGCCATAGGCCCGAGAGTATCAGTGGCATATTTCTTTAGAATACATCTTCCACCAGCCAATCCCTTAAGGGTGTATGGGCCAATCAAGGAGTTGCTATCCGAAGAAAATCCTCCGATTTACCGGGACATCACTATAAAAGACTTTGTATATCACTACTACGGGGAAGGGCTTGATGGTCGCAGATCTCTTGAACATTTCAGGTTGTGA